The Triticum dicoccoides isolate Atlit2015 ecotype Zavitan chromosome 6A, WEW_v2.0, whole genome shotgun sequence genome has a window encoding:
- the LOC119319150 gene encoding protein TsetseEP-like isoform X2: MTMRKRPSSSSLLVAPLLLMLLPAFALAAGRHTLITRDPLYGPRANPNPEPLPGKQPNPNPQPLPDPQPLPGPRPDPNPQPLPDPKPNPNPQPLPEPQPDPNAQPLPGPHPDPNPQPLPGQNLQWLMNPWPNPNPQLLPNQRPNPNPRPLPGPQPDPNPQPLPDPNTKPLPDPQPNPNPQPLPGPQPDPNPQPLPDPNPQPLPGPLPDPNAQPKPPLGTQAEKENVEAHIQEEPLG, translated from the exons ATGACGATGAGGAAGCGCCCCTCCTCGTCCTCTCTTCTCGTAGCACCGCTGCTGCTTATGCTTCTTCCAGCGTTTGCTCTTGCTGCAGGGAGGCACACCTTGATCACTAGAGACCCTCTATACGGCCCACGGGCTAACCCAAATCCAGAACCACTACCAGGAAAACAACCAAATCCAAATCCTCAACCATTGCCAGACCCACAACCACTGCCAGGACCACGACCAGACCCAAACCCGCAACCACTACCCGATCCTAAACCTAATCCAAACCCACAACCACTGCCTGAGCCACAACCTGATCCAAATGCTCAACCATTACCAGGACCACACCCTGACCCAAATCCACAACCATTGCCAGGCCAAAACCTGCAATGgttgatgaacccatggccaaaccCAAACCCGCAGCTACTACCAAACCAACGGCCAAACCCAAACCCTCGTCCATTACCAGGACCGCAGCCTGATCCAAATCCACAACCATTACCAGACCCAAACACAAAACCATTGCCGGACCCACAAC CAAACCCAAACCCTCAGCCATTACCAGGACCGCAGCCTGATCCAAACCCACAACCATTACCAGACCCAAACCCACAACCACTGCCAGGCCCACTGCCGGACCCGAATGCACAACCAAAACCACCACTTGGGACACAAGCGGAAAAGGAAAATGTGGAAGCACACATCCAAGAGGAGCCGCTGGGATGA
- the LOC119319150 gene encoding protein TsetseEP-like isoform X1 — MTMRKRPSSSSLLVAPLLLMLLPAFALAAGRHTLITRDPLYGPRANPNPEPLPGKQPNPNPQPLPDPQPLPGPRPDPNPQPLPDPKPNPNPQPLPEPQPDPNAQPLPGPHPDPNPQPLPGQNLQWLMNPWPNPNPQLLPNQRPNPNPRPLPGPQPDPNPQPFPDPNPKPLPNPQPNPNPQPLPGPQPDPNSQPLPDPNPKPLPDPQPNPNPQPLPGPQPDPNPQPLPDPNPQPLPGPLPDPNAQPKPPLGTQAEKENVEAHIQEEPLG; from the exons ATGACGATGAGGAAGCGCCCCTCCTCGTCCTCTCTTCTCGTAGCACCGCTGCTGCTTATGCTTCTTCCAGCGTTTGCTCTTGCTGCAGGGAGGCACACCTTGATCACTAGAGACCCTCTATACGGCCCACGGGCTAACCCAAATCCAGAACCACTACCAGGAAAACAACCAAATCCAAATCCTCAACCATTGCCAGACCCACAACCACTGCCAGGACCACGACCAGACCCAAACCCGCAACCACTACCCGATCCTAAACCTAATCCAAACCCACAACCACTGCCTGAGCCACAACCTGATCCAAATGCTCAACCATTACCAGGACCACACCCTGACCCAAATCCACAACCATTGCCAGGCCAAAACCTGCAATGgttgatgaacccatggccaaaccCAAACCCGCAGCTACTACCAAACCAACGGCCAAACCCAAACCCTCGTCCATTACCAGGACCGCAGCCTGATCCAAATCCACAAC CATTTCCAGACCCAAACCCGAAACCATTGCCGAACCCACAGCCAAACCCAAACCCTCAACCATTACCAGGACCTCAGCCTGATCCAAACTCACAACCATTACCAGACCCAAACCCAAAACCATTGCCGGACCCACAACCAAACCCAAACCCTCAGCCATTACCAGGACCGCAGCCTGATCCAAACCCACAACCATTACCAGACCCAAACCCACAACCACTGCCAGGCCCACTGCCGGACCCGAATGCACAACCAAAACCACCACTTGGGACACAAGCGGAAAAGGAAAATGTGGAAGCACACATCCAAGAGGAGCCGCTGGGATGA